The genomic window CACCGAGGGTATACTCGACAAGAGCGTGCCTGTGATAGCGCTCACGGCAAACGCCATAGTCGGCGCCAAGGAGATGTATCTCTCGCACGGGTTTGATGATTACCTCACAAAGCCTATCGAGGTCGAAGCGCTCGAAGACTGCCTTGCAGAGCATCTTCCCAAGGAGTGCATAACCTTTGTTGAGGATATCTCGCAGGCAGAGCCGGAGCCCGAGCCGCAGGCTGATGATGACAGCTTCACGCTAAGTGAGCTGACAGAGCTTCGCCGCTCGCTTGACGGGGTAGACCTGCTGCTGGGTCTTTCCTACTGTATGGATTCAAAGGAATTCTACCTTGATACGCTAAGAGCATTCGCTGAGGACGACAAGACTGCACAGCTTAATGATGCCTACAGCAAAAAGGATCTTGAAAGCTACCGCATAACCGCCCACAGCATAAAGAGCAGCACCAGGACTATAGGGGCTGCTGTGCTCTCAGAAAAGGCGAGATTGCTTGAATTTGCCGCAAGAGACAACCACACGGCAGTTATTGATGATAACCACAAGGCATTTGTGGAGGAATACACCGCCCTGATATCCGGGGTAAGAAAGGTCATGATAGAATGAGCAGGATACTAATTATTGATGATGACAGCTTTGTGCATCGTATGGCAGGCTTTATGATGAAGAAGGCAGGCCACGAGGCAGAATGTGTCTCCTCGGGCGAGGAGGGGCTTCAGAAGCTGATGCAGCAGGCTGACAGCTCGGCACTGCCCGATATGGTGTTTATCGACAGCGAGATGCCGGGGCTAAGCGGTATCAGTACCATAGAGCGCATAAGGCAGCAGCAGAGCATCTCAGGGGTAAATGTATGCCTTATGACAGGCACGCTGACAGACGAGCTAAAACAAAGCGCAGCCTCGCTCGGCGCAGTAGGCTGCATAACAAAACCGCTTGATATAAAGGACGTAACAGAAATACTTTCACACGCACAGCAATAAGGGGGGCATAAGCATTATGACTAATCGTATCGTTATAGCAGATGATGACCGCTCAAATCTTAAAATGGCAGAAAGGATACTGACCTTCAACGGCTATGAGGTCATATGCCTGGGCTCCGGCGAGGAGCTGCTTGATTATGTCGAGAAAGACCATGCAGACCTTATACTGCTCGACGTACACATGGAGGGTATCGACGGCTTTGAGACTATGAAGCGCTTAAAGCGCTCAAAGACCGGCAGGAACATACCCGTTATATTCCTCACAGCAGACGATGATTCGGACACCGAGACAAAGGCGCTTTTAGCAGGCGCTATGGACTTTGTCGGCAAGCCGTTCGTGGCGAGCGTGCTGCTTATGCGGGTAAGGCATACTCTTGAACTAATAAGGCTGCAAAGCGACCTTAAGGCCGAGGTCAGCGAGCGCACAAAAGAGGCTCTCGCCGAGCACGAGAAGAACGAGCGCCTTTCGCTCCAGGTGGTGCAGACGCTTGCAGGCACCATAGACGCAAAGGACACCTACACAAACGGCCACTCAGCACGAGTTGCAAAGTATGCAAAGGAGATAGCAAGACGCTACGGCTTTACCGAGAAGGACCAGGAGGAGATCTATATGCTGGGCCTTCTGCACGACGTCGGGAAGATAGGCGTTGAGGACACTATCATCAACAAGAAATCCAAGCTCACCGATGTCGAGTACGACAAGATAAAGGAGCACCCGGTGGTAGGCTACAAGATACTCAAAAACATAACCGAGATGCCCAAGCTCGCAATAGGCGCAAGGTGGCACCACGAGAGGTACGACGGCAACGGCTACCCCGACGGGCTCAAAGGCGAGGATATACCCACCGAGGCCAGGATAATCGCCGTGGCAGATGCTTACGATGCGATGTCTTCAAAGAGAAGCTACCACAGCATCTACGCCCAGGAGTTTATCAGAAACGAGCTTATGAGCTGCAAGGGCACGCAGTTTGACCCGGTGTTTGCGGATATCATGCTTGAGATAATAGACGAGGACAAGGACTACCTGCTGCGTGAGCTCGAAGCCCAGACAGCTGCCGGAACTGCAAGTCTTGAAACAGGCGACGACGATATGGTATTCACATTCCTATCCACCCTCGAAGCAGGCGGCATAAACACAGCTATCGGTATGAAATACTGCGTGAATGACGTTGACTTCTATATCGAGATGCTTAGTGAATTCACCTCCGGCTCGGGCGAGAGAAAGCTCACGCTCGACAACGCCCTTAAGGAGAGAAACTGGGAGAAATACCGCATACACGTCCATTCGCTCAAATCATCTGCAAGGACTATCGGTGCGGCCGCACTCTCCGAGCTTGCCAAGAGCATCGAAAAGGAAGCTGCAAACGCAAACGAAACATATGTCATCAACAACCATGCATCGCTTATCGCAATGCTCAAATCGGTACACAGCTCAGTGCTCATGGCACTTGCTATCACCGGCCACAGCGGACTATAAACAGCGCAACTCAGATGCTGTATTCGGCATCTGAGTTGCTAAAATAATAAAGAATAAAGAAAAAAGAATAAATAATAATAAAGGTATCGGCTGCGCCGATGATATTTTAAATCATCGACCGTAGGTCGATACCTCTTTTATTATTTCTTATTTATTCTTTCTTCTTTATTCTTTTAGCCGGCGCATTGTTCACAATGCGCCGGCGCTTGTTATCCTTTGGTAAGTGTGCAGACGACTATCTCCGACGGGTTGTTTATCCTGAATTTGCCAAGGCCGGAGGTGACTATCATCTTTGAATCGTCCCTGAAATATGTGCCCTTGGTGTATTTCGGGAAGAACCTTCTCTCGGGCGAGAGCACTCCGCCGAGCAGCGGTATCCTTACCAATCCGCCGTGACAGTGCCCCGAGAATACAAGGTCTGCGCCCCAGTCGGCATAGCCCTCAAAGTAGAGGGGGTTGTGCGCAAGCAGAATGTTGAATTCCTCCCTGTCGCACTCGCCTAACAGCTCATCAAGACATTCCTTTGTCACGGGTGTAAGGTTCCTGTAGCTGCGCCCCTGGTGATAGCTCCCTACAGGCGGCAGCAGGCCTGTTATCTTTATCCTGTCGCCGTTTCGGCAGATGTATTCGCTCATGTTTCTCAGTATCTTTACGCCCATGCGCTCTATCCTGTCGCAGATGTACTGCGCATTTAGCGGATTGTCCTGCTCGTGGTTGCCGAGTATGAAGTATACATCGCAGATGTTTGTCAGCTTTTCTATCAGAAACAGCTTCGCATCAAAGAAGCGCCTGTCTTCGCTGCGTGAGATAAGGTCTCCGGTAAAGAATATGATGTCCGGGCGGCAGGCCTCGCATGAGCTTATGAGGTTGCCGTTTAACTCCCCGAAGGTCTTTGAGTGCAGGTCGCTCAGATGCAGTACCCTTGCCCCTTCAAATCCCTCAGGCAGACGCTCGTGTCTTACGGTTATGCGGTGAACATCGAGCTGCCTGTCGTGGATGTATATCCCTGCCGCCGTGAAGAAAGCAGCGGCCATGCCTATTTTTGCAATGTTTTTCAATGCCGATTACTCCGTTTCTATTTTTCAAGATATCTGATAAGGTTTTTCATCTCGTGTTCGGCGTGGGCGTAGCCGTAATCGTAGAGCCGCCTGAGCTTTGCACGGTCGTTCTCTGTGCGGTTTACGCCGAAGGTGTGCTTGGGGGAGAAGACAAAGACCTTGCCCTCACGCCGCAGCTGTTCAAGCTCGGCTATGCATTCGTTGTAGCGCTGCGCCCTTGTGCGCATTGTCTCTATCAGCTCAGGGTATTTTCTGTAGCGCTTTTCTATGAGCTTTAACAGCGGCTCGTCCTTTTTGACATAGCCCCTCGGACGGGTGAGTATCACGATGTTCTTGTCGCAGCCTGACTCTATCATGTGCTTAAAGGGTATAGAATCCGCAAGGCCGCCGTCGAGATATTTCTTGCCGTTTATCTCTATCATCGGAAAAAGCATCGGCAAAGCGCAGCTTGCACGCAGCAGCATGAAATCCTCATCATCTCTCGGGCATTCAAGATACTCCGCCTGCCCTGTCCCGACATTTGTGACAACTGCCTCGACGCTGCCTTTAAACTCCGCAAAGGCTTTCATGTCAAACGGCAGCAGCTTGCAGGGAATGTCGTGGAATGCGTAATCCAAGTTGTAGTAGCTCATATTCGACGGGCGCAGAAGATGATGTGCGCCCATGTATTTTTTTGTAGGCATGAAGTCAATTGCAAGCGAGAGATTGCGCCCCTTTTGTTTCGAGATGTATGACACCCCGAACGCTATGCCTGCCGATACGCCGATAAAGCGGTCGCACATTATGTCACTTTCTAAGAATCTGTCAAGTATGCCGCAGGAATAAACCGTCCTGCTCGCACCGCCCTCGCAGGTAATACCAAGCATAATACTGTCTCCTTTATGATTTTTCTTTGCTATGAAAGTGTTTCTGAGATGAATCGGAATTTGCAGCGGCGCAGCCGCTGCAAATTCAGGTAACAGGTAACAGTTGAGGTGTCCGCCTTTGGCGGACGATATGTCCATTCGGACTCTCAACCTAAGTATTTTGCTCATAATAGGAAATATCGTCACCCAAACAGCCCGAATGGGCATCTGTCGGCGCAAGCCGACACATTACCTGTTACCTGTTACCCGTTACCTGTTACCTGTTACCTGTTAAGATAAATTCCTATTTATCTCCTTAAATCTTCCCCTCGACTGCCGCCACTAAAAACAGGCTGCCGCAGATAAGCCCCTTGCTCTGGCTCTTTACTTCATCAAGCCCCTCGCTAAGCGACGATACCTTAGCTTGTGAGCCGAGAGAGACTATAAGAGAAGCAAGCTCGCCCTTGTCAAGCGCTCTGTCGCAGTAGTCGTCAATGCAGAGAAATCGGTCTATGTAAGGCATCACATACCGCAGGTAATCTGCGATGTTCTTGTCAGCTGACATACCTATAAGCGCTGTAAATCCGCCGCCCTCAGATGAAAGCACCTGCGCAAGCGCCTTGCCTGCGTCGGGGTTGTGGCCGCCGTCGAGGATAAGCAGCGGCTGCTTTGAGATGTACTGCGCCCTTCCGGGTATCGTGGCAGCAGCTATGCCGTCTTTTACAGCCTGCGCCCATATGTCGTATTCTTTGTCAGCATAGTAGCTTGCGTATATCACCGAAAGGGCATTTCTTATCTGGTGTTCGCCGGCCATGGCAGGGGAGTATTCGCCCTCAAAGCATCTCAGGCCGTCAAAGTAAAAGCCGTTGTCAAGCCCCTCTCCGAGCCGCCTGATGCTGCTCATATCAGGTATGATAAGTTCTGAGCCCTTTTCGCTCGCTGCCTTTTCAAACACCCTCACCACACGCTCGTCGTTGCAGGGGCTTAAGATGCAGGGGCAGCCGGGCTTGATTATGCCGGCTTTCTGAAAAGCTATCTCCTCGATCGTTTCGCCGAGCACCGCCGTGTGGTCGAAAGATACCGAGCCTATTACCGAGCAGACGTTTTTATCTATCACGTTCGTGCTGTCGAGCAGGCCGCCGAGCCCGGCTTCGAGAATGACTATGTCGCACTCCTGTTTTGCAAAATAGCAAAACGCCGCTGCCTGAGTTATCTCAAACTGCGAGAAGTCAGACATAAAGCCCGTGCTTTCTGCTGCTGCCTTTACTTTCGGCAAAAGTTTGGCCAGCTCCTCGTCGGAGATATTTGCGCCGTTTATCCTTATGCGGTCGTTGTATTCTCTTATGTACGGCGAGGTGAAAAGCCCTGTCTTGTAGCCCGAGCGGATAAATACCTCGCTTAGCATCTCGCAGATAGAGCCCTTGCCGTTTGTGCCTGTGATGTGTATAAAGTCAAGGCTTTTCTGTGGCTCGCCGAGGGCTTTCAAGAGCGCCGTTATCCGCCCAAGCCCCACCGCACGCTTGCCGAGCCGTGAAAATGTATCAAGAAACTGCTGCCATTCGCTGCACATAGTTTTTCCTTTCGTAAGCATGAGGGTATTAAATATCGTGCCCGAAGGGCACACCTCAATTTTGCATTCTGCATTCTGCATTATGCATTAAACAGTTTCCCCTCTCCCCGAAACGGGAAAAGGGGAAGAAATTATCAAGTATTTAAGAAGCCTCGCTGCTCGTGTCGTCAGATGTGTTGACTATCGAAAGGCCAACGCCCTCAACAGCAGCCTTTGCATCAGCCATAGCATTCTCAACTGCGCCGTCGTCCTTGAGCTCTATAACTGTCTTGTCCTTGTCGAGCTCCGAGAGCTTGGTCTTGAGGTCGTCAAGAGTCAGCTCTGCGCCGTCATAAACGTATGTCGAGCCCTTGACTGTAACTGTGACTGTTGTCTTTGTGGTCTCTGTGTTGCTGTCGGAAGTCGATGCCGCAACGCTGTCGCTGCCGCTTGACGAGCCGCCGCTGCCCTTGCCGAAGCCGAAGCCCAGGCCTAAGTAATTCATCAGCCATAAAAGTGCCAGTATCAGAAGTAAAAGTATCAGGAACAGTATCGGCCCCTTGCCCTTTTTCTTCTTGTCCTTTTTGCGGTCTCTTTCATCGTATTGCTTTGCCATTGTTTTTCACCCTCCTGATAATTATTTTATTGACGTATCAATATATCCTATGTATATATTGTCATTTTCCTTTGACAGCTTGTCAAGCGCTGCCCTTATGCTCTGCATATCACGGAAAAGCACCTTGTTGCCGTCGTAGATAACAGCCGCCAGCACCGCCGAGCCCTCGGGTATCTTGATGTTGGTGACAGCACGCTCTATCTCCTCGGTCTGCTCAAAGCCCAGTCTGTCAAGCTCCTCGCCTGCGAATGAGAGCACAAGCACATCTGATGTCTCGTCAAAGCTGATCTTAAGCTCGTAGAGCTCGCCGCCCTCAAAGCCTGTCAGCGCATCTGCAAGCATCTTTTCCTTTTTCTTTTCCGTTTCAAGCTCCTGCTTCATCTGCTCGGTCTGAGCCTGTGCCTGAGCTATCTCCTCGTCGGCCTTTTCACGGTAGTTCTCGCTCTGCTGGCTCGACTGCATCATCACGAAGAAAAGCATTATCAGTATGACATCAAGCAGCGAGGTGAGCTCGATGATTATGCCCTTCTGCTTCATGATACCGCTTCCTCGTCCCTTTTGGCCTTCCTGCCCTCCCAGTTGCGCTGGAGAAAGAGCGCCACGGTCTTTTCGTTATCCTCTATCTTGGCCGAGATAACGCCGTCAAGGAATTTGAATATGATAGCGAACACCAGCCCCCAGAAGGTGGAGGTGAGTGCTGCGTAGAAGTTGTTCTGTGCGTTTGACATATCGTCCATAACAGACAAAAGCGACGCCACAGTGCCTAAGATACCGAGCAGAGGGAAAATACCCGTGAGGTTTACAAACACGCTGTAGAGCTTGCCGCAGCGTGTGCGCATCTCGGTGAGCTCAGTCTCGGTGAGCCTGTTTACAGCTGCCTCGGCCTGCGCCTTTGAGTCGTCATTGTCGGGTACAAAAACGGTAAGATGCATTTTCCTGTAAAGCTCGTTTGCAGCAGCGAATGCAAAGTAGTAAACGACTGCGTTCACGATGCCTGCAAGGAATATCACAGCATCAAACCCTGCTATATTTGAAAAAATGACACTAAACATCTTTTATCACCTTCAGTCGGAATGATAATTCTCACATATCAATAATAACACATATTTCAGAAAAATGCAATAGTAAAATAAAGAAAAAGCCCTGCACAGTGCAAGGCTTTTTGAGCTTTTGGTTATCTGAGCGTTACCTTCCAGCCGGCAAGATACTGCTTTAACAGCAGACCGTCCTTAAGGTCTGCCTTGCCGTCGTTGTTTACGTCGGCATTGCTCTCGTTTATTGCGACCTTCCAGCCGGCAAGATGCTGACTTATGAGCAGGCCGTCTTTGAGGTCTGTATTCCCGTCACCGTTCAGATCACCCGGTATACGGCCGGGCAGCTGGTCGAAGTAGAATCTTACATACAGCTTCTGCATTCCCGAGGAATTCGTTACTGTGGCAGACACGCCGTTTACTGTTGCCGAGCCTTCCTTGCCCTCTGCCGTGCTGTCAAAGAATGTGTTCTCATCAAGAGTCATCTCAATGGACGCTGCGTATTTTCCGCCCGGCAGGAACTTATCGCCCTTGAAGGAAGTCACGCTGCCGCCTTTGTCCTGGTAGGTACACCACCTTACAGAACTGCTTGCCAGGCCGCCGCAGTTGAGCTTTATGCTTGCCGCAGTCGCAGGTGCTGCCCCGACAGTAGGTGCAGTAACGGTTATATCCGCCCTGTCCGG from Ruminococcus sp. NK3A76 includes these protein-coding regions:
- a CDS encoding folylpolyglutamate synthase/dihydrofolate synthase family protein yields the protein MCSEWQQFLDTFSRLGKRAVGLGRITALLKALGEPQKSLDFIHITGTNGKGSICEMLSEVFIRSGYKTGLFTSPYIREYNDRIRINGANISDEELAKLLPKVKAAAESTGFMSDFSQFEITQAAAFCYFAKQECDIVILEAGLGGLLDSTNVIDKNVCSVIGSVSFDHTAVLGETIEEIAFQKAGIIKPGCPCILSPCNDERVVRVFEKAASEKGSELIIPDMSSIRRLGEGLDNGFYFDGLRCFEGEYSPAMAGEHQIRNALSVIYASYYADKEYDIWAQAVKDGIAAATIPGRAQYISKQPLLILDGGHNPDAGKALAQVLSSEGGGFTALIGMSADKNIADYLRYVMPYIDRFLCIDDYCDRALDKGELASLIVSLGSQAKVSSLSEGLDEVKSQSKGLICGSLFLVAAVEGKI
- a CDS encoding response regulator, giving the protein MSRILIIDDDSFVHRMAGFMMKKAGHEAECVSSGEEGLQKLMQQADSSALPDMVFIDSEMPGLSGISTIERIRQQQSISGVNVCLMTGTLTDELKQSAASLGAVGCITKPLDIKDVTEILSHAQQ
- a CDS encoding HD domain-containing phosphohydrolase yields the protein MTNRIVIADDDRSNLKMAERILTFNGYEVICLGSGEELLDYVEKDHADLILLDVHMEGIDGFETMKRLKRSKTGRNIPVIFLTADDDSDTETKALLAGAMDFVGKPFVASVLLMRVRHTLELIRLQSDLKAEVSERTKEALAEHEKNERLSLQVVQTLAGTIDAKDTYTNGHSARVAKYAKEIARRYGFTEKDQEEIYMLGLLHDVGKIGVEDTIINKKSKLTDVEYDKIKEHPVVGYKILKNITEMPKLAIGARWHHERYDGNGYPDGLKGEDIPTEARIIAVADAYDAMSSKRSYHSIYAQEFIRNELMSCKGTQFDPVFADIMLEIIDEDKDYLLRELEAQTAAGTASLETGDDDMVFTFLSTLEAGGINTAIGMKYCVNDVDFYIEMLSEFTSGSGERKLTLDNALKERNWEKYRIHVHSLKSSARTIGAAALSELAKSIEKEAANANETYVINNHASLIAMLKSVHSSVLMALAITGHSGL
- a CDS encoding MotA/TolQ/ExbB proton channel family protein, giving the protein MFSVIFSNIAGFDAVIFLAGIVNAVVYYFAFAAANELYRKMHLTVFVPDNDDSKAQAEAAVNRLTETELTEMRTRCGKLYSVFVNLTGIFPLLGILGTVASLLSVMDDMSNAQNNFYAALTSTFWGLVFAIIFKFLDGVISAKIEDNEKTVALFLQRNWEGRKAKRDEEAVS
- a CDS encoding DUF6363 domain-containing protein; its protein translation is MLGITCEGGASRTVYSCGILDRFLESDIMCDRFIGVSAGIAFGVSYISKQKGRNLSLAIDFMPTKKYMGAHHLLRPSNMSYYNLDYAFHDIPCKLLPFDMKAFAEFKGSVEAVVTNVGTGQAEYLECPRDDEDFMLLRASCALPMLFPMIEINGKKYLDGGLADSIPFKHMIESGCDKNIVILTRPRGYVKKDEPLLKLIEKRYRKYPELIETMRTRAQRYNECIAELEQLRREGKVFVFSPKHTFGVNRTENDRAKLRRLYDYGYAHAEHEMKNLIRYLEK
- a CDS encoding metallophosphoesterase, yielding MKNIAKIGMAAAFFTAAGIYIHDRQLDVHRITVRHERLPEGFEGARVLHLSDLHSKTFGELNGNLISSCEACRPDIIFFTGDLISRSEDRRFFDAKLFLIEKLTNICDVYFILGNHEQDNPLNAQYICDRIERMGVKILRNMSEYICRNGDRIKITGLLPPVGSYHQGRSYRNLTPVTKECLDELLGECDREEFNILLAHNPLYFEGYADWGADLVFSGHCHGGLVRIPLLGGVLSPERRFFPKYTKGTYFRDDSKMIVTSGLGKFRINNPSEIVVCTLTKG